The Epinephelus fuscoguttatus linkage group LG19, E.fuscoguttatus.final_Chr_v1 genome contains the following window.
ATTGTGATAACATTTGTGATCCTCATTTTACTTCTATCAGTGTAATTGACCAATTagtacagaaatgtacaatacaaaAGTCTAAATGACATTGGTAATGTAAGTTCAGTCATCTGATTAATATCAGacatttaagaaaagaaaaggctCGACAGTGATGTTCTGGAGGAGGTTGAGTTTTATTTGGAAATCTGACAGGCATGGCTGAACAGTGAGCTCTcactttaaacaaaaacaaaaaaaaatcaagacagcagcactacaggtaaacaATACTAGTGTTTTGAGAATGTCATATTAAACATAAAGACTTGCACACACATTATGCACTCAGGTCattcacacacacgcgcacacacactgtcaaCTCCATGTCAACATGTGGACATCCTCCATTAATAATTCACACTACATCCAGAGGAATTCCAAGCACTTTGAACAAGAACCCACAGTGCAATTAATCTAACTAACTATACACagataatttatatatttttatgtataTAGGGTATTCAATAAACAGTATTCAGTATCAGTAACAGTATTCCATTTAGACAGCTTCATAAAGTCAAAATCTTCATAACTTTCCataaatagtgaaaaaaatatgtatagaCAGCTCTTCACGACTGTGTTTCAAACATGGTACCCGAAAAGaacatgtataaataaaaatgctagTGTGCATGTTTCTTCAGCAGTCTCATAACGGAAATGACAAAACCACCAACGGTAAACAAAAGTCAAAGGAGGGGAATGGGCAGAGGGATAAACGTTGATACTCACACTCACAGCACAGACTGGTTACTACATTTACAGGGGGTGGAGGGACTCTGGATCACTGTACAGGTTAAGATCAGACAACAAGTCAAGCAGACTGTCCACACATCATCCCACAACAACCAATACGTCTTCATGCCCGTTCAGTACTCACGAGACCTGACACAACTGGATGGCTTTAAACAATATGGATAGATCACATCTACTGAGGACACAGCTGTCAAGTCAACCGCCAACATGTTTCTGTTGCCATCCCATCCTGTCAGACCCACGGGGTGTAATGGAAGTAGGTGAAAATCTCCTATTTGTTCTTGCTGCTTTGATGTGGAATGAATGAGATGGTGTTTGATGCGTACACTTATTTTGTAGATAGGATGAGGGCCACGATGAGGCCATAAAGCCCCAGCACCTCAGCGAAGATCAGAATCAGGATCATGCCCACGAAAAGCCGGGGCTGCTGGGCGGTGCCTCTCACGCCGGCGTCGCCCACGATGCCAATGGCGAACCCTGCCGCCAGACCGCTCAAGCCCACACTCAGACCAGCACCAAGATGCAGGAAACTCCTGATGCAGAGAAACCAAGGATAGAGCATCGTCATTGCACAAAGTAATACTGTTTGATACATtaaataataaagtatatatgtGTCATCGCTCATCTTGTAAAAGTTGAAATATTTGTAACAATTCATCCAAAACTCTGGAATGTATACCTAAATGTATCGAATAAAATGTGGTTTGGGATGACTCGCTAACCCCACCCATCACATAAAACCACACTTGAGTATCAGTTTGTAGATCATAGCAGTTAGCGTGAGTGGGACCATGAGTCAGTAAATGTCAAaaactttgtttacattttaaaatactgcGGTCGAAGTGTAATTTATTCATCTTTCCCTCATGCTCTTCCAGGAGAAGGTGGTGTGGGTGGAGGCCAGCagtcctccacagctccatcatTCACTACAGCTCCTTATTGCACTGTACTCGCTAAGCCATGCAGACATTTGAGGGATCCAATCTGAATAATCTCACCAAATCCTTCTCATAACTAGAGATGAAACCATATGAAAATTGTATATCATTATACTGCTTAAAATTATCATTGTTATTAGTATTAATGCAGCATTGTTAAAAAGTGCTGAAAATGATCTGTACTGATACACCCCCAGAAATCATTTCACcaagtttcattttaaattgGTGTATAAGCAGCATGTCTTTGAAATGCTTGCTCGCGTGTCTGTGTTACAGTAGATAAGGACAGGGGACCAGTAGCATTAATGGGTTTGATTGCTGCATGTCCACTCTGTAAACAATGAGGCTGAAATATCTCCATTGCCTTACGCCATGTTTTCTTTGACCAAAAATACCCACGTTGCATGCTGTACCTGCATCTTGGAGACTGTTGCTAACTTTGGTTACTGTAAGTCTTTCAAAGCGCAGTAATCAAACAACACAACCTTTTAATGACAACTGAAATCTGAGATGAACCATTGGaattttatcatgttttattgtGATGCCAATAACCATTTCATCCCTACTCAAAAATaaccttaaaggataacttcggtatttttcaacctgggctctatttccccatgtgtatgtgtgcgtatgattcatgggtacaactcgttctaaaattggttcagtattgagggaggcggatgcagccgagAGCCgcaaaacaagctaaaacggtaatgggggcaaatccgtcccgtataagtttgtgcattaaaagtgctttttttcgccactgacaagttcagatcgccagtgttatttctgtaaatagcatattgtagcgaccctggggcagtggtgagtgtggtatgagtggagtcagtgttggagcagagggggagggctgccccgctgggtactgtaagtgagtatgtgtgtatgaagtgtgtgtgttaccctagaagagtcagagtttgggacggagtcttttacgtgttaccccctggagtgttaccggagtttttggagtacTCAAATAAATGGggacacatggggaaatagggcccaggttgaaaaatacctaagttatcctttaagacaAGATAACTGTTGTTTCACTGACGTAAACTTTACAAGCACTATAAAGCAATCAATTTTGTTAAAAGTAAACAGCATCAGTTTAAAAtgagtaatatatatatatatatattttttatataaacaATAAGGATCTGAAGACCTTGTGGttaacacacacattacatgtaACTGCATTGTTCATTATACTCTTGCGCTCCATCCCCCCCATTTCCTCAAAAGGATACTTTgacaattttcaaccagctgtgtaaCCGTGGTGTggggagtgtgtgcagatgaatggcgTGAAGGCGACCCCCGTGCCAACAACAACAGGAACTCCCTGCCCGTGTCATGAGGAAAAATCTGCTGGATTATGTGAAATATGTAATTTTGCGTCCTCAATGATGCGTTTCATGTCATCTGCTGATTTTTGGCTGGCAGATGGGTGGGGGAGCTTTGGAAGCTAGTGGCACAGAGGGCGCCTTAACATCTGCACATGCtccccacacagacacagtgacacagacctggttgaaaactgtaaagtatccctttaatgtaaaggcaaaatgtgaaaaacaaacatcaacaaTATTAACAGTGAAtcaaatgtgtatttaaaaactGGCTTAAGTCTTCCCCCAGATGTAACTTGGCCTATCAAGGCTGCTACATATGTGAAAGGGTCATTAAAAGTGCCAAACCCTCTGATAAACAGGTTCTCCAGCCCACACAGACTGTATGGTTGAGCCTCACTGCGTTCACCAAACCCCCATATAAAACTGCACCAGCAACAAGTTTTGACTGGTTAACTGTTCACTGCCTGCCCAGAAGGAAATTAAATTTTCAGCGAGCTAAAGGCCCAGATGTTTTTCTTTGGAGTTcatcaagaaaaataaaaggcCAAAAATTTATTGGGTGACCAGAATTAGTAGcaatgaaaaaataactttaggactattttaaaaagtgtgtctTTTTCAGATGCAAGGGGTTATGTGTATGTTCCACTATACAGAAGTTACTGTATGAAATTATATGGCACaatttacacatacacacaaaaaaacgtGAAGAAATAatatacactgtaaaaatgactgaaactgtTCTGTTTCAAAGGTCCATCTTACTTGTAAAGGGAGACTCTCTCAGAGATGTTGTTTGCTATCAGCACAGCCACCACCAGCCCGTAGATGGCGATGATACCCGCCATGACCACGGGGATGATGGACTTCATGATGAGCTCTGGCCGCATCACAGACATGGCGGC
Protein-coding sequences here:
- the atp6v0ca gene encoding ATPase H+ transporting V0 subunit ca, with the protein product MSEESPEYSPFFAVMGASAAMVFSALGAAYGTAKSGTGIAAMSVMRPELIMKSIIPVVMAGIIAIYGLVVAVLIANNISERVSLYKSFLHLGAGLSVGLSGLAAGFAIGIVGDAGVRGTAQQPRLFVGMILILIFAEVLGLYGLIVALILSTK